Genomic window (Akkermansiaceae bacterium):
AGATCGGCCTCCGCTATGACGCGGAGAACTACCAGGTCTATGCCAACGTGAGCGGCAGCTATGAGCCGCCATCCTTCAGCGAGACCTACACCGCGAACACCGCCCGCGACGCGCAGACCGCCACCAGCTTCGAGCTGGGCACCCGCGGCTCATGGGGCTTCTTCCGCTGGGACGCCACCGCCTACCACGCGGAAATCGAGGACGAACTCCTGACCGTCATCGATCCGTCGACCGGGCTGAGCACCACGACGAACGCGGACCGCACCACCCACTCCGGCCTGGAGATCGGCACCGAGATCGACCTGCTCGGCAACGACTGGAATGACGATCCCGCGCACCGCCTCGTCTTCCGCACCGCATGGACCTACGGCCGGTTCGAGTTCGACCGGCACACCACCGCGGCCTACGACTACTCCGGCAACAAGATCGCCGGACTGCCGCCGCACCTCATCCGCGGCGAGCTCCTCTGGCAGAACGACCAGGGTTGGTATGCCGGACCGACGTTCGAGTGGGTGCCGGTGAAGTCCTACGTGGATCACCGCAACACGCTGTCCGCGGATCCCTACGCGTTGGTGGGCTTCAAGTTCGGCCGCCGCCAGGAGCAAGGGCTTTCCTGGTTCATCGAGGCCCGGAACCTCACCGACGAGCGCTACGCCGCCACCCATGACGTCGTTGACAACGCCCTCACCGTCGTGCCGCAACCCGCCCGCGTCTTCCTCCCCGGAGATGGCCGCAGCGTCTTCGGCGGCCTCGAGTGGCGCTGGTGATCCCCATCGGAAAAGTCCATCCCCCAAATCCTGGAAACGCCGGCACCACGCCGGCGTTTCCTTTTTCCATCCCCCGTGCCATCCTGCCTCCGTGCAGTCACCCGTCTCCCCTGAAAAGCAAACCGCCCTGGAACAGCGGATGGCCGCGCTCGGCATCACGGAGGACAACCTCCTTGAAAAATTCGTCCGCGGCTCCGGCGCGGGCGGGCAGAAAATCAACAAGACCTCCAACTGTGTTTTCCTGAAACACCTGCCGACCGGCGTGGCCATCAAGTGCCAGATCGACCGCTCCCGCGAAATGAACCGCTTCCTCGCCCGCCGCGAGCTGTGCGAACAACTGGAGATGATCCGCGATGGCAAGGCCGTGGCGAAGACCCAGGCCATCGAAAAGATGCGCCGTCAGAAACGCCAGCGTTCCAGACGTTCCAAACAACGCTCCGTCGCGGACAAGCGGATCCTCTCGCAGAAGAAGTCCATGCGGCGTCCGCCGTCCGACTGATTCCACCGTATGGCAGGGACGCCATTCCATGGCGTCCGGCGGGGGGCGGCGGAAAACTCCCCTGATGCCCGGACGACCACTACACCTCCCGTAGGTCGTTGGTGGGATGTTGCGGCAGGATGGAGCCGGAGGATTCGGAGCGCTCTCCACCGCCTGACCGCATGGAATGCGGTCCCTGCCATGCAGCGGCAGTCCACCGCTCCGATGGAAGGACCCTGAATGAGGAAAAGCCCGGAGGATCTCTCCCCCGGGCTTCGCCAGCCAATGTCCCTTGTCTCCTGTCAGAATCTCACGCTGATATACACGCCGTTGCCCCTGTAGGTGGCAGGATACCAGTAGCCGCCGTTGGCATAGTAGTAGCGGTGTCCGCCGCGATAGACCGTGCGGTAGCCGCGCGGCAGGTGGCTGATGTAGCGGTAGTCCACATAGCCGGCCGGTGGATAGCTGCCGTACCAACCCGGACGGGACCAACCACGATGGACCGGACGGTGGACGTAGCGGGGAACCGGACGGTGATAGCCGCGGTCATAGTGATGGCGGTGGTGGTGATGGCCACCATGGTAGCCATGGCCGTGATGGTGGTGGTGGCCACCCCTGCGGCCATCGCCGGGGCGTGCTTCAGCCATGGGCAGCGCCAACACGGCGGCCAGACCAGCGAAGACCAAAATCTTGGGAAGCCTGGTGAGCCTGTGAAGGAAGCCTTGTTTTGGAGTCGGATTCGTTTTCATAGGATGGTTTCTTGTCACCCGGTAAGACCCGATCCATCGCCGGGGTATTCAAAGAAATTCACCCACCACATCACAAGTTACCGGCCATCAGACAATTACGACGTTGATTTTTCTTCTGAATCTGGACTTGTGCGGAATCCCGGCTCCCCGACACTTCGCGCGTGATCTCTCCCGGTGCCGTCATCATCTCCGTGCTGCCGGTGTATCTCCTCATCTTCACGGGAGCGCTACTGCGCAAGGGCGGCATCCTGAAGGCGGAGCATGACGACGGCGTGATGCGCGTGATCTACAACGTGCTCTATCCCTGCTTCATCCTCGACAAGATCCTCGGCCATGAGGTGCTGCGCAGCGGCCCGACCATCGCCTGGGGCATGGGCCTGGGTTTCACCATCCCGCTGCTGGGCGTGGGTCTGGGCTGGTGTGTGGCCCGCCTTTTCGGACTCCAGCGCGGCACGGGCCTGCGGACCTTCGCCATCGCGTCCGGCATCCAGAACTTCGGCTTCACCGCCATCCCGGTCGTGCAGATCCTGTGGGGTGGCGGCGCGCTGGCCGTGATGTTCATCCACAACATCGGCGTGGAGATCGCCATCTGGACGGTCTGTGTGATGATCATGAGCGGCGACCGCGGCTTCACGCTGAAGAAGCTGCTCAATGGCCCCGTGGTCGCCGTGGCCACCGGCCTGCTGCTGGTGGCGCTGGGCCTGGATACGAAGATCACCGGCCCTGCACGGGAGGCGATGGCGATGCTGGGCATCGGCAGCTTCCCGCTGGCCATCCTCATCACGGGAGCTTCCATGGCGGACCTCATCGCCAGCGAGCGGCCTTCGGTGAAAATGATCACCGCTTCCGTGGTGGTGAGGATCATCCTCTCCCCACTGCTCATCCTCGCGGCGGCGAAGTTCCTGCCCATCCCGCCGGAGCTGCGCCAGGTGCTGGTGGTCCAGGCCGCCATGCCCGCCGCCCTCAGCACGGTCCTGCTGGCGCGCCTCTACAACGGCAGGCCTGCGGTCGCCGTCCAGGTCATCATCGCCACCACCATCGTCAGCATCGGTTCGCTCCCTTGGATCATCACGTGGGGCAGCCAGTGGGTGGGGCTGAAACCTTTGTTGCCATAGGAGGACTCCGGCTTGAAGATCCGCGCATGAGAGCCATCGGCGCACGCCAGTACCTGCCCGCATCCGATCCCCTTTCCCTGGTCGAGTTCGAGACCGCGAAGCCCATGCCGGGACCACTCGACCTGTTGGTGAAAATCTCCGCCGTGGGCGTGAACCCGGTGGACACCAAGGTGCGCAAACTCATCGGCGACGGACCTCTCGATGCGCCGAAGATCCTCGGCTGGGATGCCGCCGGAACGGTGGAGGCGGTGGGGCCGCTGGTGACGGACTTTTCCCCGGGCGACGAAGTGTTCTACGCGGGGGATGTCACCCGCCCGGGGTCAAATGCGGAGTATCAGCTCGTTGACCAACGCATCGCCGCGAAGAAGCCCGCGACCTTCAGCTTCGCCCAGGCCGCCGCCCTGCCGCTCGTCTCCATCACGGCATGGGAACTGTTGTTCGAGCGGATGGGCGTCGACCCGGATGGGAAGGACGCGGGCAAAGCGCTGCTGATCATCAACGGAGCGGGTGGAGTCGGTTCCGCGATGATCCCCCTCGCCAAGCGTGCGGGCCTCATCGCCCATGCGACCGCCTCCCGCCCGGAGACGCATGAGTGGTGCCTGAAACTGGGTGCCGACCACATCCTCAACCACCGTGAGCCGCTCCGCCCGCAGGCGGAGGAAGCCGGTGTGACGGAGTATCCCTTCATCGCGAATCTTTTCGACACGGACGGCTACTGGCAGATCACCGCCGATCTCCTGGCCCCGCTCGGCGCGCTCGGCCTCATCGTGGAAAACCAGCACCCGATCCAGATCGGAAATCCTTTCCGCCTCAAGAGTCCGCGCATCGTATGGGAATACATGTTCTCCCGCCCGAAGTTCCAGACTCCTGACATGAAACGGCAGGGCGAAATCCTCGCCACCATCGCCGCGCTCGCGGACGCGGGCCGATTTCCGGACCTCGCCAACAGGATCTTCGGCCGCATCACCCCGGAGGCCCTCCGTGAGGCCCATGCCGCCATGGAGTCCGGGACCGCCGTCGGAAAGTGGGTGCTCGAAAATTTCTGAAACCATGGCCGCCCACACCGATCGGTTCACCCTCACCACGCGTGGCAAAGGCACCGTGGAGATCACCGCGCAGGTGGAGGACATCGTCGCGGCTTCCGGCATCCGGAACGGCACGGTCACCGTCTTCGTCAGGCATACCAGCGCCAGTCTGGTCATCATGGAGAACGCCGACCCCAGCGCCCGCAGGGATCTGGAGAAATTCTTCGACCATCTGGTGCCGGAGAACACCCCCTGGTTCATCCACACCGCGGAGGGACCGGATGACATGCCCAGCCACATCCGGATGGCGCTCACCCGCACCAGCGAGGTCATCCCCATCATGGATGGCAGGATGGTTCTCGGCACCTGGCAGGGCATCTTTCTCTTTGAGCACCGCCGCGCGCCCCACCGCCGTGAGATCGCCGTCGCCGTGGTGGGTGAGTGATGATTTCCGCAAAGAAACACGATACCCAAGCGTTCCAACCGATGATGAAAAGCACGCTCCTGCCATCCGCCGCCCTGCTCGCCCTGTATTCGTGCGCTCCGGTCCGCACCTCCCCCGGCGTCCCTGGGGTGGACATGGTGGCCGGTGTCCTCGCCGGGGATCTGGTGGACTGGAACACCTACGCATCGAAAGATCCCGCCCGCATTTCCGTCCCCATCCTGCACGCCCCCGACCTGGAGGCGAAACATGGGAAACCGGAGTACATCGTCATGAAAGACGGCAGCTACGCCGCCACCCACCGACTCCCCGGCGACCGCTACTTCACCATCGTCGGCACGCCCCGCCCCCCGCGGAAGTTCGCCTACGGCCCGCATGGCACCCTCACGCTGCTGGGCCGGAAAATCGGCTACCAGACGACCGGCAACGAGGACCCCGAAATCACCTCCAACGCCACCGTCTTCACCGCACCGGACGGCAGGTCCGCCACCTACGTGATCATCCATGGCGGACGGACAGACAGCGTGGGGGGGAAATCCCTTTCCGGCAACCTGCCCCGGCTTTCCTGGTAAGGACTGGCAGGGACCGCATTCCATGCGGTCCGGCTGGGGGCGGCGGACGAAACCCGCCATGCCGGATCGCATGGTGGCACCCTCCGCAGGTGATAAGGTGGCCCGATGTGGCAGGATGGAATCAGGGGATGGCGGCGGCTTTCCCCCGCCTGACCGCATGGAATGCGGTCCCTGCCACCAAATCCGGAAGAGTGCCCGCTCCAAGCTTTTCCGGACATTCACCTTGGACGGCGGCGGGGTGCAGTCTAGCATCCACGCCAGCATGTCCCAGACACTCATTGATCTCGCCCTGGCCGAGGATATCGGCGCGGGTGATGTCACCTCCCTCTATTTCATCCCTGAAGACCGGAAAGCGCGCGCCTTCGTCGCCGTGAGAAAGGACGGCGTGGTCTCCGGGGTGGAAACCGCGGCCCGCGTCTTCGCCACGGTGGATCCATCCCTCCAGGTGGAGATCCTCATCAACGACGGGAGCAAGGTCGCCGCCGGTGCCCTGCTCATCCGCGTGGAAGGCTCCGCCCGCTCCATCCTCACCGCGGAAAGGACCGCGCTCAATTTCCTCCAGCGGCTCAGCGGTGTCGCCACCATGACCGCCCGCTATGTCGAAGAGGTCCGCGGCACGAATGCCCGCATCCTGGACACGCGGAAGACCACTCCCGGCTTCCGCCTGCTGGAGAAGAAGGCCGTCGCGGACGGCGGCGGCACCAACCACCGGATCGGCCTTTATGACCGCGCGATGGTGAAGGACAACCACCTCGTCGCGGAAGGCGGGCCTGCTGTCATCCAGGCCGCCATTTACAAACTCCGCAAGGAACGGCCCGGCGTTGAGGTGGAACTGGAGGCGGACAGCCTGGAGCAGGTCCGCACTTTCCTTTCCATGGACGGCGTGGACCACATCCTGCTGGACAACATGACCCTGGCCCAACTGCGCGAGGCCGTGGAGGCACGTGGTGAAAGCCACAAGCCGTTCCTGGAAGCAAGCGGTGGCGTCACCCTGACCACCCTGCGGGAGATCGCGGAAACGGGCGTCGATTTCATCTCTGTCGGAGCCATCACCCACTCCGCACCGTCGCTCGACATCGGCCTCGATTTCACACCCGTCTGACGTGGACGAGTTCTCCGCCATCGCGCCGGATCTACCGGAGCCTTTCCGTCTGTTGATCAAGCAGACCGTTGACTCCACGAACGATGAAGTCCGCCGCCTTGCGGAACAGGGCATGCCGGAGGGCCTGGTCGTCATCACCGACCGCCAGACCCAGGGCCGTGGCAGGCGGGGTGCCGCATGGTTTTCCCCTCCCGGGGAGTCGCTGGCGTTTTCCGTGCTGCTCCGCCCGGACGCACCGAAGGCGCTGTGGCCGCGGCTCGCGCTGGTGACCGGCCTTGCCGTGGCGGAAGCACTGGAGGAATCCATCCCGCTTGTCGGCATCAAGTGGCCGAACGATGTCTGGGCCGGGGGAAAGAAAATAGCGGGCATCCTGGTGGAAGCAGGCAGGGACTTTGTGGTCGTGGGCATCGGTCTGAACGTGAACACCCTCACGTTTCCCGATGAGGTTTCCGCGATCGCCACCTCGCTGGCGCTGGAGGCAGGTGGCGAGGTGTCCCGTGCGGAGGTCCTTGCCGCCATCATCCGCCGCCTTTCGCTCCGCCGCCACCAGATCGGCACGGAATTTCCGGAAGCCATCAACTCCATCCGCCTCCGCTGTGTGCTGACCGGCCAGGAAGTATCCCTCACCGCCGCGTCCGGCCCCCTGTCCGGAACGGTTGAAGGCATCTCACCGCAGGGCGAGCTGCTGCTGCGCACGTCCGATGGCTTACAGCCTCTACTGCAAGCGGACGAGGTGAGGATCACCGGAAGCGGGAAGTCGCCTTTTTGAGAGGCCCGCTATGCCACGCCGCGCAGCGGGAACACCGCCACATCCACCGCTTCCGCGATGAGCATGGAATCCGGCGGGCGTCCGGGATCCGCGAAGCCATTCAGGCGCAGCGGCTCCGTGGACCATTCCAGGCAGCTTGCGGGGGCGATCCGGTAGGGAGAATGGTTCACCTGCCCGGTGAAAATCCGTCCGGCACGGCTCGTTGAAAAAAGCAGATACCGCTCCACCAGGAACCACTCCAGCGTGCCCGGCTCCGCAGGACGGACGTCCCCACCGGACGCGTAGTTGAACTCCGCGCATTTCCCCGTGGTTCTCCTGCGCCTTGACCGGTAGTGCACGCCGCCACCCACCCTCTCCGCACGCATCGCCGCGTGCTGGTAGGGCAGATGGAAGAATTTGCGCGCGAATTCGACCGCGAGCGGTTGGTTGCAGTCGAGGGAGAAAAACCACACGCCCGGCCGCCCGTGCTCATCATGCACGTAGGTGCGCACGTTCAGCTCCAGGAACCACGACAGCCAGGGCACGGCGGGAAGCCCCACGGGACGGATGCGCTCCATGAAAAACGGCACCACACCGATCCATGCCTCCCCGCCATAGGTATCGACATGCAGTCCGTCCGGCAGACGCCGCCGGATCTCCGAAGGGTCGATCTTCCAGTGGAGGAACAGCAGGTCCGACCAACGCTGGTACATCACAGGCCGGCCCGCCGGACGCTTCCGCATCTCCAGCCGCAGGTCATCCGTTGGACGCACGGGGTCCACCGGCCGTCAACTTTCTCCCCCGCCCTCTTCCTTCGCGGAGTCCACGGTGATCTCGTCGGCCTCGCGGCTCCTCCTCGCGGCATTCCGGAAGATGGTGAAAAGGATCAGAGCGATCACCGCGAACGCGGACAACAGCATCACGAGCATGGTGAGGGCAAAGGCGTCGCCTTCCGCTGTCGGTCCCGGAGGCATGGCGGATCAGTCGATGATCCGCCGCATGGGGATCATGTTGGAATACTCGAAGCCGTTCTTCGCGAAGAACTCCTGGGACTCCTCGCTGATCTTGTCCGTCAGCAGCGTGATACGCTTGAAATTCTTCTGCTTGGCGAATTCCACCACGTGCTGGAGGAGCATCCTGCCGTAGCCCTGGCCGCGGTGGTCCGGATGGACGATGACGTCCTCCATCAGGATGACGAAGCCGCCCCGTGCGGTGGAGATGGTGAACAGCAGGTTCACCATGCCGAAAATGCGGTGGTTGTTCCGCAGGACGAAGATGCGTCCGCGGCTCGGTTGTTCCAGGATCAACTGCAGGCCCCTCTCCTGGACATCATGGTCGGGAGCGAAATCCTTCGACTTTGAAAACAACTCCATCACCAGCTCCACAAGGGCCGGCAGATCCTCGATGGTCGCGGATTCCACCCTTGGCGGATCCTCGTCCATCGACTCCCTGGCGTCTTTCATCGCTGCCTCCACGGGCCGAAGCTGGCACGATCAGGGGTCGGGATCACGACATTTTCCCGATTCGGGGAAAATTCCGCCGAATTTCCGGTTCCGCGGAATTTCAACCCGGCGTTCAGGACCTGCGGGGCCGCGTTCCCAGGATCAACCGGAGCAGGACCAGAGGAACAGCGGAAATCAACACGGCGGCAGCGGCCACCTGCCAGCCGGGATAGACCCTGGCCTTGTCCGCATCCAGTGCGGCGATCGACTCCGCGACCACCTGTTCCTTGTCCACGTAGAACCATTCCCTGCCAGGCATGTCCGCACTTCCGCCACTCTGGCGGGCGACCTCACCGAACTCGGTGTGAACCGGCCCCGGGCAGACCGCCAGCACGGAAATCCCGTGATCCCGCACCTCGATCCTGAGGGCTTCGGAAAAGCTGGTGACATACGCCTTGGTCGCGGCATAGACGGCGAAGTCCGGGATGGGCAGCAGGCTGGCCAGCGAACTGACGTTCACCACCGCACCATAGCCCCGCTTCATCATCTGCGGCAGCAGGGCGTGGGTCAGGTGGGTCAGCGCGGTGATGTTGAGCTGCAGCATCGCATCGAGCTTCCCCCAGTCCGCATTTGAGAATTCACCGTAGTCCCCCATCCCCGCGTTGTTGACCAGCAGGTCCGGGATGAAACCGCGCTGTTCCAGCAGATCGACAAGCTGCTCCCGGTGGGATGGCAGCGTCAGGTCCGCCGAAAAAACCGCGACGGCGACATGAGGGAAACTCTCCCGCAAACGATCCGCGATGGTGGCGAGCCGCTCCTCCCGCCGCGCCACCAGGACCATCTTGTGGACCCGGGGCGCAAGCTGGAAGGCGAACTCCTCACCGAGGCCCGCGGAGGCCCCGGTGATCAGGGCGCATGAATAATGGTCAGACATGGCACCCAATGAATTGTCCGGACGATCAGGCAAGCTGGGCTTCGCCGTTCGCGCCTTGGTTCACAAGGAGGACGCGGAGAGGCAGGCGGACGAGCACTTCGCCGTCGCAGCCGATGTCGATGGAGTAGATGCCGGCTTCCGGGAAACGGAGGCCCTGGAGGTTCATGACGATGTTGCGGGTCAGGAAGGGGACATTCTTCGGGAGCTGGACCTCGAACTCGGGCTCGATCGGCATGTTGTTCGGGTCGAGGGAATCACCATCCTCATTGATGATGTTGATCGAAAGCTTGTGGCGGCCCGCATCTTCGGGAGTGAAGCAGAAGCGGAGCGCGAGCGCGCAGGAAGGATGCACGACCGGCACGGCACGGGCCGCGAGGGTGTCGAAAGTTCCCGAGATCACGAGCTTGCCGTTATAATCCGCAGCGAAGTCGCAGAGGGTGGCGATTTGGATGTCCATATTGATTGTATAATTGGGATTCCCGCACGCGGCAAACCGCTGGAGGGGTCACCTGTCTGAAGGGATCAGGCGGCGGCGTCCAGCCGAAAGAACGGGACCGGATGATGGTATAACCGCCCCACATGACTTGTCCACCCCCGCCCGGAACCGCCTGCCGGGGAGGTAAGCGGAACCTATTTCAGGGCTTTCCTTTTTCCCCGGACCAGAGAAGATCCCGCCGGTTGAAACCAGAGGACTACAGGGCCATTCACGCGGAACTCCCGGAACTCTACCGGCTGCGCGACGCCGCCGCCCTGCCCGCCGTGATGCTGGAGGCCGTCCGCCGCCTGATCCCCTGCCTGTTCTGCACCTACAACCAGGTCAGCCACCGCACCGGGGCGCTGGTGGCCGCCTACCACCCGACCGGCTGGCAGCCACGCATGGAGGCGATCATGCCGCAGATGGCACCGCACATCGGCAGCCATCCGGTCTATCGCAACGTGTATGACAACGGCGACGGCAGCCCGCATTTCGTCTCCGACTTCACCAGTGAGGCGGAGTGGCGCATCACGCCATTCGCCACCGCGCTGGAGACCATCGGTGTCCGGGACAGCCTCATCTTCTGCCTGCACACCTCCCGTCAGGAGTTGATATTCATCGCGTTGAACCGGGGTGAGCGCTCCTTCACCGAAGATGACCGCGAGATCGCCGCCTACCTGCGGCCTCACCTCACCGCCGCCTTTGAAAACGCCGTCGCCTTCACGGAGGCACAGGCGCTGGCCCTGCTCTCCGCCCGCGCGATCG
Coding sequences:
- a CDS encoding zinc-binding alcohol dehydrogenase family protein, encoding MRAIGARQYLPASDPLSLVEFETAKPMPGPLDLLVKISAVGVNPVDTKVRKLIGDGPLDAPKILGWDAAGTVEAVGPLVTDFSPGDEVFYAGDVTRPGSNAEYQLVDQRIAAKKPATFSFAQAAALPLVSITAWELLFERMGVDPDGKDAGKALLIINGAGGVGSAMIPLAKRAGLIAHATASRPETHEWCLKLGADHILNHREPLRPQAEEAGVTEYPFIANLFDTDGYWQITADLLAPLGALGLIVENQHPIQIGNPFRLKSPRIVWEYMFSRPKFQTPDMKRQGEILATIAALADAGRFPDLANRIFGRITPEALREAHAAMESGTAVGKWVLENF
- a CDS encoding secondary thiamine-phosphate synthase enzyme YjbQ, coding for MAAHTDRFTLTTRGKGTVEITAQVEDIVAASGIRNGTVTVFVRHTSASLVIMENADPSARRDLEKFFDHLVPENTPWFIHTAEGPDDMPSHIRMALTRTSEVIPIMDGRMVLGTWQGIFLFEHRRAPHRREIAVAVVGE
- a CDS encoding SDR family oxidoreductase; its protein translation is MITGASAGLGEEFAFQLAPRVHKMVLVARREERLATIADRLRESFPHVAVAVFSADLTLPSHREQLVDLLEQRGFIPDLLVNNAGMGDYGEFSNADWGKLDAMLQLNITALTHLTHALLPQMMKRGYGAVVNVSSLASLLPIPDFAVYAATKAYVTSFSEALRIEVRDHGISVLAVCPGPVHTEFGEVARQSGGSADMPGREWFYVDKEQVVAESIAALDADKARVYPGWQVAAAAVLISAVPLVLLRLILGTRPRRS
- the nadC gene encoding carboxylating nicotinate-nucleotide diphosphorylase — encoded protein: MSQTLIDLALAEDIGAGDVTSLYFIPEDRKARAFVAVRKDGVVSGVETAARVFATVDPSLQVEILINDGSKVAAGALLIRVEGSARSILTAERTALNFLQRLSGVATMTARYVEEVRGTNARILDTRKTTPGFRLLEKKAVADGGGTNHRIGLYDRAMVKDNHLVAEGGPAVIQAAIYKLRKERPGVEVELEADSLEQVRTFLSMDGVDHILLDNMTLAQLREAVEARGESHKPFLEASGGVTLTTLREIAETGVDFISVGAITHSAPSLDIGLDFTPV
- a CDS encoding DUF2071 domain-containing protein, whose protein sequence is MRPTDDLRLEMRKRPAGRPVMYQRWSDLLFLHWKIDPSEIRRRLPDGLHVDTYGGEAWIGVVPFFMERIRPVGLPAVPWLSWFLELNVRTYVHDEHGRPGVWFFSLDCNQPLAVEFARKFFHLPYQHAAMRAERVGGGVHYRSRRRRTTGKCAEFNYASGGDVRPAEPGTLEWFLVERYLLFSTSRAGRIFTGQVNHSPYRIAPASCLEWSTEPLRLNGFADPGRPPDSMLIAEAVDVAVFPLRGVA
- a CDS encoding peptide chain release factor-like protein, producing MAALGITEDNLLEKFVRGSGAGGQKINKTSNCVFLKHLPTGVAIKCQIDRSREMNRFLARRELCEQLEMIRDGKAVAKTQAIEKMRRQKRQRSRRSKQRSVADKRILSQKKSMRRPPSD
- a CDS encoding AEC family transporter; translated protein: MISPGAVIISVLPVYLLIFTGALLRKGGILKAEHDDGVMRVIYNVLYPCFILDKILGHEVLRSGPTIAWGMGLGFTIPLLGVGLGWCVARLFGLQRGTGLRTFAIASGIQNFGFTAIPVVQILWGGGALAVMFIHNIGVEIAIWTVCVMIMSGDRGFTLKKLLNGPVVAVATGLLLVALGLDTKITGPAREAMAMLGIGSFPLAILITGASMADLIASERPSVKMITASVVVRIILSPLLILAAAKFLPIPPELRQVLVVQAAMPAALSTVLLARLYNGRPAVAVQVIIATTIVSIGSLPWIITWGSQWVGLKPLLP
- a CDS encoding biotin--[acetyl-CoA-carboxylase] ligase; its protein translation is MDEFSAIAPDLPEPFRLLIKQTVDSTNDEVRRLAEQGMPEGLVVITDRQTQGRGRRGAAWFSPPGESLAFSVLLRPDAPKALWPRLALVTGLAVAEALEESIPLVGIKWPNDVWAGGKKIAGILVEAGRDFVVVGIGLNVNTLTFPDEVSAIATSLALEAGGEVSRAEVLAAIIRRLSLRRHQIGTEFPEAINSIRLRCVLTGQEVSLTAASGPLSGTVEGISPQGELLLRTSDGLQPLLQADEVRITGSGKSPF
- a CDS encoding GNAT family N-acetyltransferase; the encoded protein is MDEDPPRVESATIEDLPALVELVMELFSKSKDFAPDHDVQERGLQLILEQPSRGRIFVLRNNHRIFGMVNLLFTISTARGGFVILMEDVIVHPDHRGQGYGRMLLQHVVEFAKQKNFKRITLLTDKISEESQEFFAKNGFEYSNMIPMRRIID